The proteins below are encoded in one region of Silene latifolia isolate original U9 population chromosome 2, ASM4854445v1, whole genome shotgun sequence:
- the LOC141631501 gene encoding ankyrin repeat-containing protein BDA1-like, producing MDRLFETAQKGNVEELRRLLSENPLILHQVGLTCTENPLHYVSTSGHLDYAKEMLKLKPKFAEELNPEGYSPAHLASANGYIEIVREMIKVNPMLFCRKGRDGKTPLHFAVSKGRVDVIQEVLANCGDSMEVVTVQGETALHLAVKNYQVKSFRVMMDWVRHTNKEHIVNMKDDHGNTILHLAVWKKQRQVLESLFEKGPGIVEVNATNSSGLTALDLLSIFPSEAGDREIHELLQSVGASKSQNGSSDPTPIPIPVVPIDEHDFIQHFKFHKGRDSPSDVRSTLLVIAVLVATATYQLGLNPPGDVWQDDGQGHMAGTSILGTYNLVIYDLLIAFNSIGFCVSLYMIDKLTSKFPLQTELQICLLALYLTYNMAVPAISPPKAKVFINIFTSALPIVVPISCKLLRKYRVVSRVVGMFRRS from the exons ATGGATAGACTGTTTGAGACTGCTCAGAAAGGGAATGTTGAAGAATTGCGTCGGTTACTGTCGGAAAATCCCCTTATTCTTCACCAAGTAGGACTTACTTGTACTGAGAATCCATTGCATTATGTCTCGACTTCAGGGCACTTGGATTACGCTAAAGAAATGTTAAAGCTGAAGCCGAAATTTGCAGAAGAATTGAATCCAGAAGGATATAGCCCGGCCCATTTAGCTTCTGCAAACGGGTATATAGAAATTGTGAGAGAGATGATCAAAGTTAACCCGATGCTTTTCTGTCGAAAAGGAAGAGACGGGAAAACACCTCTGCATTTTGCAGTGTCGAAAGGGAGGGTTGACGTGATTCAGGAAGTGCTAGCGAACTGTGGCGATAGCATGGAGGTTGTGACGGTCCAGGGAGAGACTGCTTTGCATCTTGCTGTTAAGAATTATCAGGTTAAGAGTTTCCGGGTTATGATGGATTGGGTAAGGCATACAAATAAGGAACATATTGTGAATATGAAAGATGATCATGGGAACACAATTCTTCATCTTGCTGTCTGGAAGAAACAAAGACAG GTTTTAGAATCTCTTTTTGAGAAGGGTCCTGGGATTGTAGAGGTGAACGCTACTAACAGCAGTGGTCTGACCGCACTAGACCTCCTATCGATTTTTCCTAGTGAAGCTGGTGATCGAGAAATCCACGAGTTACTCCAAAGTGTCGGAGCATCAAAGTCTCAGAATGGCTCGAGCGACCCTACCCCAATACCTATCCCAGTGGTTCCTATAGATGAACATGATTTCATTCAGCACTTCAAATTTCACAAAGGAAGAGACTCTCCAAGTGACGTACGAAGTACATTACTGGTGATAGCTGTCTTGGTGGCAACAGCAACCTACCAACTCGGTCTTAACCCTCCTGGTGATGTATGGCAGGACGACGGTCAAGGTCATATGGCCGGGACTTCAATCTTGGGAACTTATAATTTGGTAATATATGACTTGTTGATTGCTTTTAACTCGATTGGTTTTTGTGTCTCACTTTACATGATTGACAAACTCACCTCCAAATTTCCTTTACAAACCGAGCTTCAAATATGTCTCTTGGCATTGTACTTGACATATAATATGGCGGTTCCTGCCATTTCTCCGCCAAAAGCCAAGGTTTTCATAAATATCTTTACCTCTGCCTTGCCTATAGTAGTACCCATATCTTGCAAATTGTTGCGTAAATACAGAGTTGTATCGCGTGTGGTGGGCATGTTTCGTAGAAGTTGA